A window of the Microbacterium sp. LWH13-1.2 genome harbors these coding sequences:
- a CDS encoding glycosyltransferase family 2 protein has product MTHAPFDPASATIVIVTFNRSHLLTGLLESITAMEPKPGHVVIIDNASSDDTTDVVESFHPRLGTELVYRRLETNTGGSGGFSEGMRTAYEIGSEWIWMMDDDVEVVPDGLAKMGKWAPRFKSIQGRRYDYDGSEFYWQYRIAERMGIPIPFAPSGFDASGYKEMNSGCFEGMFIHRSIVTQIGLPDHRFFIYWDDQMYGWLASRKTTAVIVDEFVLRRTREIKQWDMGIRHMNASSNAYRFYIMRNRAYIKQYYRIHDNYNPVLFGLGTSMTFAKELIRLLFVERTVRGTSNLFRGLKEGGKLGRDRSWKPMPALEE; this is encoded by the coding sequence GTGACACACGCCCCCTTCGACCCGGCGTCCGCGACGATCGTCATCGTCACCTTCAACCGATCGCACCTGCTGACCGGTCTGCTCGAGAGCATCACCGCGATGGAGCCGAAGCCCGGCCACGTCGTGATCATCGACAACGCCTCGTCCGACGACACCACCGACGTCGTGGAGTCGTTCCACCCGCGCCTGGGCACCGAGCTCGTCTACCGTCGACTCGAGACCAACACCGGCGGATCCGGCGGCTTCAGCGAGGGGATGCGCACGGCCTACGAGATCGGATCCGAGTGGATCTGGATGATGGACGACGACGTGGAGGTCGTCCCCGACGGTCTCGCGAAGATGGGCAAGTGGGCTCCTCGCTTCAAGAGCATCCAGGGACGCCGCTACGACTACGACGGCAGCGAGTTCTACTGGCAGTACCGGATCGCCGAGCGCATGGGAATCCCGATCCCCTTCGCTCCCTCGGGGTTCGACGCCTCGGGCTACAAGGAGATGAACAGCGGATGCTTCGAGGGCATGTTCATCCACCGCTCGATCGTGACGCAGATCGGCCTGCCCGACCACCGCTTCTTCATCTACTGGGACGACCAGATGTACGGGTGGCTCGCCTCCCGTAAGACCACGGCGGTGATCGTCGATGAGTTCGTTCTGCGGCGCACCCGCGAGATCAAGCAGTGGGACATGGGCATCCGCCACATGAACGCGTCGAGCAACGCCTACCGCTTCTACATCATGCGCAACCGTGCGTACATCAAGCAGTACTACCGCATCCACGACAACTACAACCCGGTGCTCTTCGGTCTCGGAACGTCGATGACGTTCGCGAAGGAGCTCATCCGCCTGCTGTTCGTCGAGCGGACGGTGCGGGGAACGAGCAATCTGTTCCGTGGGCTCAAGGAGGGCGGCAAGCTCGGCCGCGACCGCTCCTGGAAGCCGATGCCCGCACTGGAGGAATGA
- the glf gene encoding UDP-galactopyranose mutase — translation MDLLVVGSGFFGLTIAERAANAGRKVTVIDRRHHIGGNAYSEAEPETGIEVHRYGAHLFHTSNATVWEYVNRFTTFTNYVHRVYTTHKGTVFPMPVTLGTINQFFQSAYTPDQARALVREQAGEFDVKTAANFEEKGIALVGRPLFEAFFRDYTAKQWQTDPQKLSGDIVSRLPVRYTYDNRYFNDTWEGLPTDGYTAWLERMADHPNIEVKLNVDYFDEAQPLSKKATVGQVPVVYTGPVDRYFDYAEGALSWRTLDFEQEVLNIGDFQGTTVMNYPDMDVPYTRIHEFKHFHPERKDVYESDKTVIMREFSRFAGRDDEPYYPVNTPTDRDGLLAYRELAKGEKDVHFGGRLGTYQYLDMHMAIGSALSLWNNTLS, via the coding sequence ATGGATCTCCTCGTCGTGGGTTCGGGCTTCTTCGGCCTGACCATCGCAGAACGGGCCGCGAACGCCGGCCGCAAGGTCACGGTCATCGACCGTCGTCATCACATCGGCGGCAACGCGTACAGCGAGGCGGAGCCCGAGACGGGCATCGAGGTGCACCGTTACGGCGCGCATCTCTTCCACACCTCGAACGCCACCGTGTGGGAGTACGTCAACCGTTTCACCACGTTCACGAACTACGTGCACCGCGTCTACACGACGCACAAGGGCACCGTGTTCCCGATGCCGGTCACCCTCGGCACCATCAACCAGTTCTTCCAGTCGGCGTACACGCCCGATCAGGCGCGAGCCCTCGTGCGCGAGCAGGCGGGGGAGTTCGACGTGAAGACGGCGGCGAACTTCGAGGAGAAGGGCATCGCGCTCGTCGGACGCCCGCTGTTCGAGGCCTTCTTCCGCGACTACACAGCCAAGCAGTGGCAGACCGACCCGCAGAAGCTGTCCGGCGACATCGTCAGCCGCCTGCCCGTCCGCTACACCTACGACAACCGCTACTTCAACGACACGTGGGAGGGCCTGCCGACCGACGGCTACACCGCGTGGCTCGAGCGGATGGCGGACCACCCCAACATCGAGGTGAAGCTGAACGTCGACTACTTCGACGAGGCGCAGCCGCTCAGCAAGAAGGCGACCGTCGGCCAGGTGCCCGTCGTCTACACGGGCCCCGTCGACCGGTACTTCGACTACGCGGAGGGCGCGCTCAGCTGGCGGACGCTCGACTTCGAGCAGGAGGTCCTGAACATCGGGGACTTCCAGGGCACGACCGTGATGAACTATCCCGACATGGACGTGCCCTACACGCGGATCCACGAGTTCAAGCACTTCCACCCGGAGCGCAAGGACGTCTACGAGTCCGACAAGACCGTCATCATGCGCGAGTTCTCGCGGTTCGCGGGCCGCGACGACGAGCCGTACTACCCGGTGAACACCCCGACTGACCGTGACGGGCTGCTGGCGTACCGCGAACTCGCGAAGGGCGAGAAGGACGTGCATTTCGGCGGACGCCTCGGCACGTATCAGTACCTCGACATGCACATGGCGATCGGCTCGGCGCTGTCGCTGTGGAACAACACGCTCTCGTAG
- a CDS encoding ABC transporter permease, translated as MSHAAVGAPGTPRRYLHSLWLLSARDLKVRYSTSFLGYLWSVLDPLVMSAIYWFVFTQIFHRDVGEEPYIVFLISALLPWVWFNSSVSDFTRAFKKDSRLVRSTAIPRSIWVNRIVLSKGMEYLFSLPVLAAFVIINLLVEQNPANTVQVGWGILWMPVAMILQTVLLVGLGLLVAPLCVLYVDLERTTALILRAMFYATPIIYNVTDLPGMFQTLGAFNPLAGIFMLYRMPFFPDQWNLFTLLISIGMTLVILALGIWTFRSLERPVLKEL; from the coding sequence ATGAGTCACGCTGCTGTCGGGGCGCCCGGGACGCCCCGGCGCTATCTGCATTCCCTGTGGCTGCTGTCGGCCCGAGACCTCAAGGTGCGGTACTCGACGAGCTTCCTCGGATACCTGTGGTCGGTGCTGGATCCGCTCGTGATGAGCGCGATCTACTGGTTCGTCTTCACGCAGATCTTCCATCGTGATGTCGGCGAGGAGCCGTACATCGTGTTCCTCATCAGCGCGCTCCTGCCGTGGGTGTGGTTCAACTCCTCGGTGTCGGACTTCACGAGAGCCTTCAAGAAGGACTCCCGGCTGGTCCGCTCCACGGCCATCCCTCGTTCGATCTGGGTGAACCGCATCGTTCTCAGCAAGGGCATGGAGTATCTGTTCTCCCTGCCGGTGCTGGCCGCGTTCGTCATCATCAACCTGCTCGTCGAGCAGAACCCGGCGAACACCGTCCAGGTCGGGTGGGGCATCCTCTGGATGCCGGTCGCGATGATCCTTCAGACCGTCCTGCTCGTGGGACTCGGTCTACTCGTCGCGCCGCTGTGCGTCCTCTACGTCGACCTGGAGCGGACGACCGCTCTGATCCTGCGAGCGATGTTCTACGCAACCCCGATCATCTACAACGTCACGGATCTGCCGGGGATGTTCCAGACCCTCGGAGCCTTCAACCCGCTCGCCGGGATCTTCATGCTCTACCGCATGCCCTTCTTCCCCGATCAGTGGAACCTCTTCACCCTGCTGATCAGCATCGGCATGACTCTCGTGATCCTGGCCCTCGGGATCTGGACGTTCCGCTCGCTGGAGCGACCCGTGCTGAAGGAGCTGTGA
- a CDS encoding O-antigen ligase family protein: MTFGRRVTDLLGSAEFARAYTVAVLTAVFAAFTIERAASPVTLATVIGVLCALGACILWVRREELSLLRIAPSSLLAFLVWAAVSVLWSTDRSDTALGWMELFGFAFLAITVGHIRDTLQTVRALGDTLRLLLIVSLALEILSGVLLDTPFTFLGIQGQLAVGGPVQGLFGSRNMLGFVTVIALITFVVEWRSQSLTARIAIPSIALAGLLAFFSSSPMVLVLAAAVGVVAVALTIVRHAPAERRTLVQWVLGVLVALALAAAFALRHVIIALLDAGSDFSSRATLWNTILDFVALKPVEGWGWFGSWARGEYPFTYINFLLDDHHQSALNAYFDVMLQLGAAGLVLFLLFGGIATIRSWLVASVRRSVVYAWTPLMLVTLAVESMFESFTLVGAGWFMLVLCALRAGQTRSWRESIDAAHTGAIPTLRPQA; encoded by the coding sequence GTGACCTTCGGACGCCGTGTGACGGATCTGCTCGGCTCGGCCGAGTTCGCTCGGGCCTACACGGTCGCCGTGCTGACGGCGGTCTTCGCGGCCTTCACGATAGAGCGCGCGGCGTCGCCGGTGACGCTCGCCACCGTCATCGGCGTGCTCTGCGCGCTCGGCGCCTGCATCCTGTGGGTGCGACGCGAAGAGCTCTCCCTGCTCCGGATCGCGCCGTCGTCGCTGCTGGCATTCCTCGTCTGGGCGGCCGTCAGCGTCCTGTGGTCGACCGACAGGTCTGACACCGCACTCGGATGGATGGAGCTTTTCGGCTTCGCGTTCCTCGCCATCACGGTGGGACACATCCGCGACACGCTGCAGACCGTTCGGGCGCTCGGCGACACGCTGCGACTGCTCCTGATCGTCTCTCTCGCCCTCGAGATCCTCTCGGGTGTGCTGCTGGACACCCCGTTCACCTTCCTCGGGATCCAGGGGCAGCTGGCGGTCGGCGGGCCCGTGCAGGGCCTCTTCGGCAGCCGCAACATGCTCGGCTTCGTCACCGTGATCGCGCTGATCACGTTCGTCGTCGAGTGGCGGTCGCAGTCCCTGACCGCACGCATCGCGATCCCGTCGATCGCGTTGGCTGGCCTCCTCGCCTTCTTCTCCTCCTCTCCCATGGTGCTCGTCCTCGCTGCGGCCGTCGGCGTCGTCGCCGTGGCGCTCACGATCGTGCGACATGCACCCGCCGAACGAAGGACGCTCGTGCAATGGGTGCTCGGTGTGCTCGTCGCGCTGGCGCTGGCCGCGGCATTCGCTCTTCGGCACGTCATCATCGCGCTGCTCGATGCGGGGTCCGACTTCTCGTCCAGAGCGACCCTGTGGAACACGATCCTCGACTTCGTCGCCCTCAAGCCGGTCGAGGGGTGGGGCTGGTTCGGATCCTGGGCACGCGGAGAGTATCCGTTCACCTACATCAACTTCCTGCTCGACGACCACCATCAGAGCGCGCTCAACGCGTACTTCGACGTGATGCTGCAGCTGGGCGCAGCAGGACTCGTGCTCTTCCTGTTGTTCGGCGGCATCGCCACCATCCGCTCCTGGCTCGTCGCGAGCGTGCGGCGCTCCGTCGTGTACGCATGGACGCCTCTGATGCTGGTCACGCTCGCCGTGGAGTCGATGTTCGAGAGCTTCACCCTGGTCGGCGCCGGGTGGTTCATGCTGGTGCTGTGCGCCCTGCGCGCGGGCCAGACACGGTCGTGGCGAGAGAGCATCGACGCGGCGCACACGGGCGCGATCCCGACGCTGCGCCCTCAGGCCTGA
- a CDS encoding O-antigen ligase family protein, which yields MAHYTKHPVAAPPTAPERESTGHLLLRGYIILVLFVTFAHSAVYNLLGEIGAAITLVVFLLATLGIGVPMIARRRPHPFAWRRLPWAATAYTVVALLSVTWSQWPGATIITWVLLATVTVNALFIVHVLTWHEIVRALASAFKWILGLSLAIELWVALVVHGPILPNFFVRPEGETNAHWYWVRGNLLDGGRIQGIVGNSNLLAIICLFAILTFGVLFAARTRWRTTLALWALLAAYFLLRAGSATAYACAAAAGVVLVVALLMRRTKTPGGRTRLYVLFIGGAAVIGTAAWLLREPLFALLGRSADLTGRSDKIWEKVLERAAQHPLFGNGFSSPWVPFDPAFAGWIEDHGITVFHAHNMWLDVLMQLGVLGLVLVALAYLGLLWRSWFFAIDRPRWDLQSDRPYSAVTLLPSLFTVVLLVQGLTESTPIMLWGWMLLVLLSFKIKAVPLVGVGERERVIERGERSRRVP from the coding sequence ATGGCGCACTACACGAAGCATCCGGTGGCCGCCCCGCCCACCGCGCCCGAGCGCGAGTCGACGGGGCATCTTCTGCTGCGCGGATACATCATCCTCGTCCTGTTCGTGACGTTCGCGCACTCGGCGGTGTACAACCTGCTGGGAGAGATCGGCGCAGCGATCACGCTGGTCGTGTTCCTGCTCGCCACGCTCGGCATCGGCGTCCCGATGATCGCCCGCAGACGCCCGCACCCCTTCGCCTGGCGGCGTCTGCCCTGGGCTGCGACGGCGTACACCGTCGTCGCGCTGCTCTCGGTCACCTGGTCGCAGTGGCCCGGGGCCACGATCATCACCTGGGTGCTGCTGGCGACAGTGACTGTGAACGCGCTGTTCATCGTGCACGTCCTCACCTGGCACGAGATCGTTCGGGCCCTCGCTTCGGCGTTCAAGTGGATCCTCGGCCTGTCGCTCGCGATCGAGCTGTGGGTGGCTCTCGTCGTGCACGGACCGATCCTGCCGAACTTCTTCGTGCGCCCCGAGGGAGAGACGAACGCGCACTGGTACTGGGTGCGTGGCAACCTGCTCGACGGCGGCCGCATCCAGGGCATCGTAGGCAACTCCAACCTGCTCGCGATCATCTGCCTGTTCGCGATCCTCACCTTCGGAGTGCTGTTCGCTGCACGCACGCGCTGGCGGACGACGCTCGCGCTCTGGGCCCTGCTCGCCGCGTACTTCCTGCTCAGGGCCGGGTCCGCCACTGCATACGCCTGTGCGGCCGCGGCGGGAGTCGTGCTCGTCGTCGCCCTGCTGATGCGCCGAACGAAGACGCCCGGCGGACGCACCAGGCTCTACGTGCTCTTCATCGGCGGCGCCGCGGTCATCGGCACCGCTGCATGGCTGCTGCGCGAGCCGCTGTTCGCTCTGCTCGGTCGCAGTGCGGATCTGACGGGCCGCTCCGACAAGATCTGGGAGAAGGTCCTCGAGCGCGCGGCCCAGCATCCGCTCTTCGGCAATGGTTTCTCGAGCCCCTGGGTGCCGTTCGACCCCGCGTTCGCCGGGTGGATCGAAGACCACGGGATCACGGTGTTCCACGCGCACAACATGTGGCTCGACGTGCTGATGCAGCTGGGCGTGCTCGGACTGGTTCTGGTCGCACTCGCCTACCTCGGCCTGCTGTGGCGCTCCTGGTTCTTCGCCATCGACCGGCCGCGGTGGGATCTGCAATCCGACCGCCCGTACTCGGCTGTCACCCTGCTGCCGAGCCTCTTCACCGTCGTCCTGCTCGTGCAGGGACTCACGGAGTCGACGCCCATCATGCTGTGGGGTTGGATGCTGCTCGTGCTGCTGTCGTTCAAGATCAAGGCCGTACCGCTCGTCGGGGTCGGCGAGCGCGAGCGAGTGATCGAGCGCGGCGAGAGAAGTCGGCGGGTTCCGTGA
- a CDS encoding ABC transporter ATP-binding protein: MSNAIEVKGLGVHFRRNRRGRRSFKDLFAGASRRSRPGEFWALRDVSFTVQQGESIGVVGRNGQGKSTLLRLVAKVLLSDEGTVTVNGGVAPLIEITGGFVGDLTVRENVRLTAGLHGMSRDEVSRRYDDIIEFAELAGFEDTPYKHLSNGMKVRLAFSVVSQLDEPILLVDEVLAVGDKAFREKCYKRIDELLAEGRTLFFVSHNERDLRRFCTRGLYLDKGTLVLDAPIAEVLDRYNKDYNAG; the protein is encoded by the coding sequence ATGTCGAACGCCATAGAGGTGAAGGGGCTCGGGGTCCACTTCCGCCGCAACCGCCGCGGACGACGCAGCTTCAAGGATCTGTTCGCCGGAGCATCCCGGCGCTCGCGCCCGGGTGAGTTCTGGGCGCTGCGCGACGTCTCGTTCACCGTGCAGCAGGGGGAGTCGATCGGCGTGGTCGGTCGCAACGGCCAGGGCAAGTCCACGCTGCTGCGTCTCGTCGCGAAGGTCCTGCTGTCCGACGAGGGGACGGTGACGGTGAACGGGGGAGTCGCCCCGCTGATCGAGATCACCGGCGGTTTCGTCGGCGATCTGACGGTACGAGAGAACGTACGACTGACGGCCGGCCTTCACGGCATGTCGCGCGACGAGGTCTCGCGTCGATACGACGACATCATCGAGTTCGCCGAGCTCGCCGGTTTCGAGGACACTCCCTACAAGCACCTCTCGAACGGCATGAAGGTGCGGCTCGCGTTCTCCGTCGTCTCGCAGCTCGACGAGCCGATCCTGCTCGTCGACGAGGTTCTCGCAGTGGGAGACAAGGCCTTCCGCGAGAAGTGCTACAAGCGCATCGACGAGCTGCTCGCCGAGGGGCGCACGCTGTTCTTCGTCAGCCACAACGAGCGCGATCTCCGCCGTTTCTGCACGCGCGGCCTCTACCTCGACAAGGGCACCCTCGTGCTCGATGCGCCGATCGCCGAGGTGCTCGACCGCTACAACAAGGACTACAACGCCGGCTGA
- a CDS encoding glycosyltransferase family 2 protein yields the protein MPQQLEPTLIIVPAWNEAKNVGNTVREILAVDEGYDVLVIDDGSTDGTAAEARLAGARVIVLPFNMGVGGAMRTGFSYAQRHGYARAIQVDADGQHNPNEISAVLGGLDIADISIGARFAEVGDYKVRGPRRWAMTMLAGVLSHVGRTRLTDVTSGFRAANRRAIDQYVHYYPAEYLGDTIDSLVSALHAGLTVTQVPVAMRPRAHGRPSQNPLGAAIYLLRATFALSLALMRGRRRLASEVSS from the coding sequence ATGCCACAACAGCTGGAGCCCACGCTCATCATCGTTCCGGCCTGGAATGAGGCCAAGAACGTCGGCAACACCGTCCGCGAGATCCTCGCGGTGGACGAGGGTTACGACGTCCTCGTGATCGACGACGGCTCCACCGACGGCACTGCAGCGGAGGCGCGCCTGGCCGGCGCACGCGTCATCGTGCTGCCCTTCAACATGGGCGTCGGCGGCGCGATGCGGACGGGGTTCAGCTATGCCCAACGGCATGGATACGCACGAGCGATCCAGGTCGACGCCGACGGACAGCACAACCCCAATGAGATCTCTGCCGTGCTCGGCGGGTTGGACATCGCTGACATCTCCATCGGCGCACGATTCGCCGAGGTCGGGGACTACAAAGTCCGCGGTCCGCGCCGATGGGCGATGACCATGCTCGCCGGAGTGCTCTCGCATGTCGGACGCACTCGACTCACCGACGTCACATCCGGGTTTCGCGCGGCGAACCGTCGGGCGATCGATCAGTACGTGCACTACTACCCCGCCGAGTACCTCGGGGACACCATCGATTCTCTGGTCAGTGCACTCCACGCAGGCCTCACCGTGACCCAGGTGCCTGTAGCGATGCGGCCGCGTGCCCACGGTCGCCCCAGCCAGAATCCGCTGGGCGCCGCCATCTATCTGCTTCGCGCGACCTTCGCGCTTTCGCTCGCGCTGATGCGTGGACGCCGTCGACTCGCCTCGGAGGTCTCATCGTGA
- the manA gene encoding mannose-6-phosphate isomerase, class I, with product MLLSLSNVPRDYAWGSPTLLADLEGRAPAGGPEAEVWFGDHPGDPADVRSGGTLDAVTGGSLPYLLKLLAAASPLSIQVHPTIEQARAGWAREAQLGADDPKRNYRDDNHKPELIVALSERFESLSGLRPLAGTRRLLSALGESAGVVELSSRLDAGGDVLRDTIGWLLSGEAQPVVDDVVAAVRAAVGTDSGEWGTTLEAVAAIADTYPGDPGVVVALLMNHVVLRRGEGVFLRAGLLHAYISGLGVEIMAASDNVLRGGLTPKRIDVPELLSILDTTTGEVPVLRPAEVGAITEYPVPVADFALSRVALKGDEVSVDVSGPTMVLVTAGRVEVRGHDGESLVVPIGTTAFATPDEGRLALSGQGEAFIASPGAATS from the coding sequence ATGCTGCTCAGTCTCTCCAACGTGCCCCGCGACTACGCCTGGGGATCCCCGACGCTCCTCGCCGACCTCGAAGGTCGCGCTCCCGCAGGCGGCCCAGAAGCCGAGGTCTGGTTCGGAGACCACCCGGGGGATCCGGCGGACGTGCGGAGCGGCGGGACGCTGGACGCCGTCACAGGCGGATCGCTGCCCTACCTGCTCAAGCTGCTTGCTGCCGCCTCTCCGCTGTCGATCCAGGTGCACCCGACCATCGAGCAGGCCAGGGCCGGATGGGCGCGAGAGGCCCAGCTCGGCGCCGACGACCCGAAGCGCAACTATCGCGACGACAACCACAAGCCCGAGTTGATCGTCGCGCTGAGTGAGCGCTTCGAGTCCCTGAGCGGACTGCGTCCTCTCGCCGGCACCCGGCGCCTGCTGTCCGCTCTGGGGGAGAGCGCGGGCGTCGTCGAGCTGTCCTCTCGACTCGATGCCGGCGGAGACGTGCTTCGCGACACGATCGGCTGGCTGCTGTCCGGCGAGGCGCAGCCCGTGGTCGACGACGTCGTCGCCGCGGTGCGTGCGGCGGTCGGCACGGATTCGGGGGAGTGGGGCACCACCCTGGAGGCGGTCGCGGCGATCGCGGACACCTACCCGGGCGACCCCGGCGTGGTGGTCGCTCTGCTCATGAACCACGTGGTGCTCCGTCGCGGCGAGGGGGTCTTCCTCCGCGCGGGTCTTCTGCACGCCTACATCTCGGGCCTCGGCGTCGAGATCATGGCGGCGAGCGACAACGTGCTGCGCGGCGGGCTGACTCCGAAGCGGATCGATGTGCCCGAACTGCTCTCGATCCTCGACACGACGACCGGCGAGGTGCCGGTGCTGCGCCCGGCGGAGGTCGGCGCGATCACCGAATACCCGGTGCCCGTGGCGGACTTCGCGCTGAGTCGCGTCGCTCTGAAGGGCGACGAGGTGTCGGTCGATGTCAGCGGGCCCACCATGGTGCTCGTCACGGCCGGTCGAGTGGAGGTCCGCGGGCATGACGGCGAGTCGCTCGTCGTCCCGATCGGGACGACGGCTTTCGCGACGCCCGACGAGGGTCGGTTGGCCCTCTCGGGGCAGGGGGAGGCGTTCATCGCGTCTCCGGGTGCAGCCACCAGCTGA
- a CDS encoding WhiB family transcriptional regulator yields MTGYRSDVPENWFVDPINLGVPGVRKAEVDEENALAWQSDALCSQTDPEAFFPEKGGSTRDAKRICTSCDVRGECLEYALNNDERFGIWGGLSERERRKLKRRAS; encoded by the coding sequence ATGACGGGTTACCGTTCAGACGTACCGGAGAACTGGTTCGTCGATCCGATCAACCTCGGTGTTCCCGGGGTCCGGAAGGCCGAGGTCGACGAAGAGAACGCTCTCGCCTGGCAGAGCGACGCTCTCTGCTCGCAGACCGACCCCGAGGCCTTCTTCCCGGAGAAGGGCGGCTCGACCCGCGACGCCAAGCGCATCTGCACCTCGTGCGATGTCCGCGGTGAATGCCTCGAGTACGCGCTCAACAACGACGAGCGTTTCGGAATCTGGGGCGGGCTGTCGGAGCGCGAGCGCCGCAAGCTCAAGCGCCGCGCAAGCTGA